A genomic segment from Centroberyx gerrardi isolate f3 chromosome 22, fCenGer3.hap1.cur.20231027, whole genome shotgun sequence encodes:
- the pcyt1ba gene encoding choline-phosphate cytidylyltransferase B gives MEELEHTCPHPRTTLTEPAIFARETSCDCRAPHEKLTIAQARRGTPVDRPVRVYADGIFDLFHSGHARALMQAKNLFPNTYLIVGVCSDELTHKYKGFTVMTEDERYEALRHCRYVDEVVRDAPWTLTPDFLEKHKIDFVAHDDIPYSSAGTEDVYKHIKEAGMFVPTQRTEGISTSDLITRIVRDYDVYARRNLQRGYTAKELNVSYINEKKYRLQNQVDRMKEKVRTVEEKSKHFVYRVEEKSHDLIQKWEEKSREFIGNFLELFGPDGTWKQVFQERSGRMLSYALSPRESPCNSPPRELSPLRSPSPPSPPSRWHNARPSPPTSPKGASASISSMSEGDEDEK, from the exons ATGGAGGAGCTTGAACACACCTGCCCCCATCCGCGGACG acTCTGACAGAGCCTGCCATCTTTGCCAGGGAGACCAGTTGTGATTGTCGCGCCCCTCATGAGAAACTCACCATCGCTCAAGCCCGCAGAGGCACTCCAG TGGACCGGCCAGTCAGAGTCTATGCAGACGGCATCTTTGACCTGTTCCACTCTGGCCACGCTCGCGCTCTCATGCAGGCCAAGAACCTCTTCCCCAACACCTACCTGATAGTGGGAG tGTGCAGTGATGAGCTGACCCATAAATACAAGGGTTTCACGGTCATGACAGAGGATGAACGCTACGAGGCGCTGAGACACTGTCGCTATGTCGACGAGGTGGTGAGAGACGCACCCTGGACCCTCACACCCGACTTCCTTGAGAAacacaag ATCGATTTTGTGGCTCATGACGATATCCCATACTCCTCAGCAGGAACTGAGGACGTCTATAAACACATCAAGGAggcag gcaTGTTCGTGCCCACCCAGCGGACAGAGGGAATCTCAACCTCTGACTTAATTACCCGAATTGTCAGGGACTATGACGTCTACGCCCGCCGCAACCTCCAGCGTGGCTACACAGCCAAAGAGCTTAACGTCAGCTACATCAAT GAGAAGAAGTACCGGTTGCAGAACCAAGTGGACCGTATGAAGGAGAAGGTTCGCACGGTTGAGGAGAAGAGCAAACATTTTGTGTACCGCGTGGAGGAGAAGAGCCACGACCTCATCCAGAAGTGGGAGGAGAAATCCAGAGAGTTCATCGGCAACTTCCTAGAACTCTTCGGCCCCGATGGGACTTGG AAACAGGTGTTTCAGGAGCGCAGTGGACGCATGCTGTCCTACGCCTTGTCTCCCCGAGAGTCGCCCTGCAACAGCCCCCCCCGGGAACTGTCCCCGCTgcgctctccctcccccccgtcTCCCCCGTCCCGCTGGCACAACGCGCGACCCTCACCCCCGACCTCCCCCAAAGGAGCGTCCGCCTCCATAAGTAGCATGAGCGAAGGGGACGAGGACGAGAAGTAG